The nucleotide sequence TCACGTGCTTCCGCATCTCCCGGATGTTTGCCGGCGGCTTCTCGAACGACCAAGCCTCTGGAATCTCGCGTAAATTGACCTGCCCCAATCCGAGTAAGTCACCCGTCGCGCCGGCCAACTCCTCAAACTGGTCCGTGCGGTGTAGCAAGCCAATCCTCGCCCTATCGTTCATGCGCCGCGCAAACCCAAACTCCCTGTGCGGATCGTACGCCGCTTTAAGATGGTGCGTCATCACGGCCGAGAGAACGAGTGGCCGGTCGAGCGCCACATTGCCCGCCAGCCATTCCCAGACGACGGGTCGTGACATGAGGAGGGCGCTCAGGTGCTCGTGCCGAATTCCTTGGGAGCCGCGCTTGCCTCGCACGTCGTCTTGAAAACCGTCGTTGGCTTTCCCCCAGTCGTGCAACGCGCACGAAGCGAGAAGATTGATGTAGAATGTCGGCCACGCTTCGTCGGGCAGTTTGAAGAACCGAAGCCAACAGTGGCCCAGCCTCGTTGGTCCATCTGCACTGCCGAACAGCGCCACCGCCGCGTCGATTACGTCGCGCGTGTGTCGCACCAAGGACTTCTCAACACCGTTGCGCGGCGATTTCGCCAAAAGTTTGTCAGCCATCGTTCGCTTCCTGAGCGCGAGGGTTGAACCGCACGAAAATGCCACAGCCCATGTGACGGCGACCGCCGAGGCCGCTCTCCTGAAGCGAGATCGACTCGTGTGCGGTCAACTCAGAGGCGAGCACTTCGTAGCCTACGACCTCCTTGTCCTTAACGCGCAACGTGCGACGTTTACCCACGGTGAGCTGGGCCTCGGGCGAGACATTCAGAGCATCGAGTTGACGCCGAGCCGCAGCGAGGAATTCGGTCTCATCGGGCGGGTGAGGCGCCGCTCGATCACCGGAAACCTTGATCGTAACAAGGCGACTGCGAAGCGCCGTGGCAGCGCTAAGCGCATAAACCTGCGGCACGCCGACGCGCACCGGCTGCCGACCGATGTTGAGCTGTTTGCCGGCCAGCGGCAGAAGATCGGCGATTCGCTCGGGCGCGACCCGTATCGTCAGCCGACTGAAGTCGCAGATCTGCATTCGCCGATCGCCGATCAACCGCCCGCGAATCGGATGAACACCGATGCCGTTTGGTTCATGCATTGACGACAGCAACCGCGAAACCGCGGCGTAGAGGTGATAGCCGTGATCGGCGGGAATGTCGCAAGTGCCGGTGAGAATAAAGGAAAGGTCGATCATCGATGGAACCTCTTGCTAACCGGGGCGCGAAAGGGTAGATTGTGTGATGTTGTTATTTTGCTTGGTACGACTCCCGCATCGTACTGTTTGACACGATCGTTCGCAACTGGTTCGCATGATCTCCTCGGATGCCGGAAAGGCGTTGAGCACTTGTTCTTTTGGTTGGTGACTGACAACCGTTGAGCGTGGTCTGTTCGTCGATGCCGCACGGCGCTAGAAGAAACCGACTCGTTACTGCGGGCTTTCCCGGCATCTCTAAGCTGAACTTGCTTTGCTCGCCGACGCGGGCGAAAATGAAGGCATGGAGATTCCCGGTCGAGTGCAGAACGGCGTCGTGGTTTTGGAAGGTGCCCCCACGCTGCCGGAGGGGGCGCACGTAACCGTTTGTTTTCACGAATCGATCGCGTCACGGCCGGAAACGAAGAAGCAGCGGATCGAAGTGCCGCTCGTTCGAACCGGTCAACCCGGCACCGTGAAGCTGACCGCGCAGCGGATCGCGGAGATTCTCGACGAAGACGATGTTTCTCCCCGACGTTAATCTTTGGCTGGCGCTGACGTTCGATTCTCACGTCCACCATCCCGACGCGAAAAACTGGTTCGACGGCTTGTCCGACGACATTTGCGTGTTCTGCCGGATGACGCAGCAAGGATTCCTGCGATTGTCCACCAACCCAAGAGCCTTCGGGCAGCACGCCCTGACGCTCCGCCAAGCGTGGCATGAATACGACGCCTTTCAAAGCGACCCGCGGGTCTCGTACGCCGACGAGCCGGCGAATCTCGAAACGCATTGGCGCAATTGGACTCGGCAGCAGTCGTTCTCCCCACACGTCTGGAACGACGCCTATCTGGCGGCCTTCGCCCTGTCGGCAAGTCTCCAGATGGTCACTTTCGATCAGGCGTTTGCACAGTATCATGGGGTGAAGTGCGTCTTTCTGCCGTAAGCATGAGAACCAACTATGGAGTCGGGACTGACTGAGTTTTTCGACTTTCTCAAAGAGGGTTTGGCCCAAACCGGCCCATTTGTACCGAAGCCCTTTTACGACCATGAGGGCGACACGCTCTATTTCTATGGGCGCGACGTGCCGTCGTTTGCGCGGCGGGTGAACCCGCTGCTGAGCGTCTTCCTGGCGAACGACGACGAAAGCCTCGTCGGCTTCAAGATCGAAGGCGTGCAGCGCATCCTGGCGCGGATGGAGCGTTTGGGCATGGACAAATTCGTGATCGACGAACGCCACCAAGGAATCCGCCTCACGATTTTCTTGGAATTCGCCCTCGTCGCGCCGCCGGACGACGGCCAGCCCGGTCTGGAGCGGTTCGAAGCCGCGTTCCGCCAATACGACGACGTTGTGGTTGATACGCGGGAACTGCAACCGAGCTAGGCGATGGTCCTGAAAGTCGTGTTCAAAGTCTCCGACGAAGGTGGTTTCACGGCCTTCGTGCCGGCACCGCCGGGCTGCATCTCCGCGGGCGATACGCTCGAGGAGACGCGGAAAAACGTTCGCGAGGCCATCGAGTTGTATCTTGAGCCGGGCGACGAGCCGTTGCCCGAAGGCGGGTTTGTGGAAGGGATCGCTGTTTAGGACCGACGAGACACCATGGCCACTACTGAAATCGCCGCTTTGGAGCCGCGCAACCGCGTTCAACTTCCCGCGGAATGGGTCCAGTCGCTCGGCCTGTGCGGGTCGGTGAGCCTGGAACAAACCAGCGACGGCATTCTTGTCCGTGCGGCTGCGACCAGGACCTGGGATGAATTCTTCGCCACCGGGCTTGAAGTCGGGTCGGCGGAGCGGGCCGACGATGACGACGAGTTCGAGGTGACGCGCGATGACCTGCTGTTCTAACGCGGTCGGTTGCCGAGTGTTCGAGACGAGACGGCCTGGGAAGGCCGCCCCACGGAACTGGCGCGGCACGACGAGACGGCCTGGGAAGGCCATCCTCCTTTTTCGCAAGACGGCAAGCGCGGCGGAGGCGCGCAAGGGCTGCGGTGAGTTCGCCTCTAGCCGGTCAGTCAGCGCTCGACGGGGGCAAGCCCCGATCGTGGCGGAACAAAGCCGCGGAAATCGTCGACGAACGAGAACGAATTTGACTCGGAGCATCGCTGCCCCCATTTCTTGATGTGGCCGCACCGCCCGCTCGGCGGCGCTTGCCGTGTATATAACCGATCGCGCGATAATTGCAAGCAGTCGCCACTGAGGTTTTCGCGTTGCGTCCGCCGCCGCAGGCGGCGGACGCATCGCGAAACGGAAAACGGTTGTGGGGCGCGATCGGACGCTAGCCCGGATTATTCATGGCCCCACACTAACCCGAAGCGCAAGCGAGGCCGAGCAACGAACTTACCTCGCTTGCGCTTCGGGTTGGTGTGCGCGCAGTCTGTGGTGGAATTCGTGGGGCCACGAATAATCCGGGCTAGGCCGACAGTCAGCGCTCGACGGGGGCAAGCCCCGATCGTGGCGAATCACGCCGAAAACCACAACTCTCCGTGCCTCACGGTTCATTTTCCACTTGCCTCATCCCTTTTTCGGCGGGGTGGAGTTTTGCCGGTCGCCAAGCGTTTTGCTGGTATACGGGAAAAGAGCGGGCCGGGGGTCGGCCAAGCCAGCGGCGTGGTAGGATGCCGGCCGAGTGTTGATCCGTGCCCATCCATGTCATCCGTGGCTCCCTCGTTGTTCCTGCCGCGCGGCCGCCGGAAAGCACCAAGATCGCCGCGCGGTACAAGGTCGCGCAGACCATCGACGGTAGACAGGGAACGAGGCCGGTCCGCGGCAGCCGGGCGTGCCTAAAAATTGAGCAGCGGCGTCGGGCGGCCGTCGCGACCCGTGCGGCGGCGCACGGCTTTTGCAAATTTGCAATAGCCGTCGAAACACGGCGTTTTTTGCCAGCAACCACCCAAAAGGTACGTTGTCGGGCTGGCTGCCTAATCTGTACGCATGAAGCTAAAATAGTGCCTAAATGTTGAGCAGTCGTGGCCAGTGGTCAGTGGCCAGTGGTTAGTGGTTAGTCGCGAGAGCGATGCAAGCCAGTTGGCCGGTAGAACAAAGAGGTAGACGGTAGACGGCAGACGGTAGACAGCAGACGGTAGACAGCAGACGGTAGACAGCAGACGGTAGACGGCAGACGGTAGACAGCAGACGGTAGACAGCAAACGGTAGACGCAGGAGTCGAATCGACGATTCGCGACGCCCTCTCCCTCATCGCTTATCCCTCTTCGGAACTACGAGATGATGAAATCCCTCGGGTTTTTCTCGTTTGTGCAAATTTGCACGAACGAGCGGCGCTCGGTAGCAAACGCCCTCCGTGGCGTTCCGCGTAGGGGGGGTCGGCGCCAAGCTCGCACGATCACGGAAATCGCGGCGCGCCGGGAGAGGGCGTTGCGTACCGGGCCGCCAGAGGGTTCCGCGCTTGTACAACTCGGCCTCGATGCTTCCTCGCATCGCCGCAAAGCGCAGGCCCAAACCAGCTTAGACGGCCCAGGCGGCGCGCGTGATTTTTGTTTTTCACAAGCCGCGACACTTGTATTTTTCACAAGTGTTTTTAGCTCCTCCCCCCTTGCTCGCCAATGCTTGGGGCGCCGCCGGCAGAAAAACGCAATCCGCTTCGCTATCTTGCCGATAGTTACCAGTGCCCGCATCCGGCACTGCCGTGCCGACCCCGCGCGACCTAGGGACCCGCGGAAGACAGCTTCGCCCGACAGGTGGCTCTCGATTGCGAGCGCCCAAAGACGGTCGGCGAAACTGCCGGGACCTTCGTCGGTCGCGCCGCAACGCAATCTTTGGCCCAGGAGATTCCCCGTAACATGCTGACCAGTGAACGAACGATTCAATCGCTGGACGACTTACGAGATTATGTCAACGAAACCTTGTGCGAGCTTGAGCAACTCGAATGTGGCGCCTTTTTGATGACCGAGCGTGTCCTGTTGCGGGGGGGAAAGCCTTGTGGGCTTTACTTCTGCCTGCACGGACCGCGGGCCGTCACCTGTTCCGCCATCTGGGAGACCCAGAACAACACGGTGCTGTTCTACGATTCCAGCGGCGAACGGTTCCAAAAGACCCAGCTCGTTTCGGCGGCCGAGCACGAACTGGCCGCGGCCTGACGGCGGGCACGGCCGGCCGGGCCTGCCCGGACGGCGAAGCAACGCACCTCGGCTTGACATCGGTTCATACACAGTGTTCATAGATGCACCATTATCCCAAGCACGGAGGGTTGAGTTCATGTTGGTTTTATCCCGAAGAGAAAACCAGCGCATTCGGCTGGGCGAGTCGATCGTGGTGACGGTCGTGCGGTTGTCGGGCGACAAGGTGCGCCTGGGAATCGAAGCCCCGGCCGATGTGGTGGTGTTGCGTGAGGAGTTGGAGCCCTTTTCACCGCCCGGGTCGGTGGAGGGCCCCGAAGCGTGCGGCCGCGGCGCCCGGTGACGCGCGGCCCCGCACGGGCTGGCCGACGAGCCCCGGCCAGGCCAAGGAGGGCGTGTTGGGAAAGACGACGCGAAAGGCAAACATCAGGTCCCGCCCATGATCGACCGCGGTATCAGGCGCACCTGCATGCTATGCTCGAAACGAGCCAGCCAAGTCCCTTTCCCAACACGCTACGGGATTTCCAGCCGGCAGCATCCGAAGTCGAGATGCTCCGGCTGGCCGGGCTTGCGGGCAGGATGGAACACGTCGGGGTGCAGTTGATAGACGATAAATCGCCCCTGCCGCCGGTCGAGCACGACTCCGGCCTGCCGCAGCACGCCGAGATGGTGCGAGACGTTGACGACCTCCGCCCCCAGCGTCTCGGCGATATCGCTCACGTTCTTCGGGCCGTCGCGCAAGCACTGCACGATTTTGAGCCGTTCGCGGTCGGCCATGGCCCGCAGCACACGGGCACAACGATCGGATTCAAGTTGGTCGTCCATTTCTCACGCCGCTCGCGGCACGAAGTGTCCCGATCGCAACGAGCTGCCTGCTCGAAGGGCGATCAGCGATACTCCATCATACGCGGTCGGGCGAGAAGTTTGTAGATTAGCGTTGAGAATCTGAGGCGTCAGGTTTCAGGCGTCAGGCAGAACAAGCTGACGCCTGATGCCTGAAACCTGACGCCTAACGATGGTGGGCCGGCGCTCGCAAGCTCGCTGGTCCCACCCTACGCTCGTTGCCAAACGCAAAACGTTCTCAAGACCCTGCGGTAAGATCCACCATGAGCCTCTTGGGTTGATCGTCGTCGAGCGTTGCAAGCGCTAGTGTCTTCCATCGCTTCGTGCCCGGCTCGCCGATGCTGACTTGGTACTCGCCCAACGCGAATACGCCGGGACGAAACTCGCTGCCGGCGGTCCGCAAGGCGTAAACCAGCTCGCCCGATGCGTCGCGAACGATCACCACCGGTTGCGACACCCCTTTCACGTCCAGCGTCGGCAGGAAGGCGGCGGGGCGGCGGGCATAGTTGTCGGTCTGCTTGACGATAATGGGCCAGCCGGCGTACTGCCCGCCGGTCGATGGGTCGGTGGGATCGACGTAGCGCGGCCAGACTTCCAGCGTTGCCGTGCGAGCGGGTTTGTTGAACCGCACGATGGCGTAGCCGCTCGCCTTGCGATATAGGGCCACAGGGTCGGGGAACTGGCCCGGCTGCGGATTGGGCACCGGGTTGGCAACCGCATGCACGGTAATCTTGTTGTGAAAGCCGTCTTCGTAGCGGCCCATGTAGGCGGGCAGGTCCGCGTCGGCGTTCGAGGGCGGACAGTCGGGGTTCCAGAACCGTTCGTAAAGATTGGCCACGGCGGGCGCACAGAGCGACCAAACCGCATCGTCGAACTCGTCGACGCCTTGACGCACCACGCTCGCCAGGTGCTGGTCGCCGGCAATGTGCAGCATAAAAGCGCGCCGCAGTTCCTCCAGCGCCTTCCGCCGGCCGGTCTGCGGCCAGCCGTTGGAATCGAGGTCCTTGTCAAGCTGGCCGGCCGTCTCGCCGCGCGAACTGATCTGCAAGTTGCAAAAGATCGTCTGGCTCAGAGCCGCCTTCATCTCTTGTCCGACCCAGTCTTCGGCGAAGGCCCTCAAAAACGCAAGCTGGCGGTCGCCCAACAGCGTGGCGCCCGGCAGGTCGGCCTGCCGCGTGTCGTAGCCCTTTTCGGTGATATGGCTGTCGGGCGTCATCTTGGCCTTGATGACGCTGGGCGGCGATTTGAACTTGCGGTCTTCCAGGATCGCGAAGCCGATGCCGCCCCACACCAGCGATGTGTAGTAAACGCCGATCCCTTGTTCGACCGGCGTCGAGTCATAGGGGTCGGGCAAATGGCTGGTCTGCGTCCGCTGCATGGCGTTGAGCCATTCGGGCGGCATGCCGTAGCCGCCCAGCAGGCCGCCGGGGTCGCCCTCGCGGGCCGGCTTGCCCCACGCGCCCCACACGTTGCCCTGATACACGTCGTGGTCGTCGGGGATGGTGATCGTCGGCCGGTCGCGCGTCAGGTCGCGATAGGTCCAGCACCAAAGATACCACTTGTAGAGATAGTCGAGCAGCGACTCTTCTGCCGGCTGCCGCACCACGCGGGTGGGATTGCCTTCATAAATCTGGTCGCCCGCGAAGAAGAGCAGGTCGGGATCGTGCCGGGCAACGTTCGGCAACATGTCGGCGTGCGGGAACCAGACGGTCTTCGACCAGCCATACTGCTTGCCCGCATCGACGCGGCCGTCGACCTGCTGCACGCAGCTCAGCGTCGCCAGCACGAGTGTTTCTTTGTCGGCCGGGTCGCGGCGGATGGTGCCCGGCCAGTGCCAGGCCCGTTCGCCCGTCGCGTCGCGCAGGCGATAGACCGTGCGATAGGGCACATCGCGGCCGGCGTCCCAGTCGGTCAGGCGAAAAGTGGCCGTGTAACCGGGCACGGTCACGTCGGCCGTGGCCGCCGTCCGCCAATTTTCGTCCTGCTGAAACTGCAATTCGACCGTTTGCGGATCGCTCTGTCCGATGGGCATGAGCTGGGCCGTGAGTTTGAGCACACCGCGGTGGACGGTGTACTGCGTGGAGAGGATCGGCCCGCACGCGCGGTCGTCGTGGGCTTCGACTTTTGCGCCGGCCAGTCGCCAGTCGCGGAACCACCATCGCGTGGCCGGTTTGCCGCTGCCCGGATGCGCGACGAGCGCGACGTTGCCGGTCAGCCGATCTGGTGGAACTTCCAGCGAGGTTTCCGCCACCGTGCGTCCGTCGGCGTCGCTGATGGTGAGCGCGAGGCGATATTGGCCCTCGTGCCGGCGTCCCGCCAGCCGGATGACTATTTCGTTGGGCAGATCGTGCTGAGTGCCGGCCTCGTTTGCCGCTTCGACGGGCTTTTCGAAGCTGCGAATGAAGGCCCGGCCGGCGCCGTCGATGCCCGCGAACCAGCCGCCGCCTGGGCCGGGATTGTGATGAATGAGGGCCGCGGCACGATAATCCATCGTGTCACCGCCGGCGCCGACCAAAAAGCCGACTGCGGCATCGTGAGCGGGCGGACCATCGCAGATGGCGCCGGCATGCGCTGTCATTTCGAATTCGTCGGGCGTCGGGCCGAGCCGCCTCGTGAGCAGGTGCAGGGTGCGCATGGGCGAGCCGGCATCGCCGCGGACGCACTCCAGCCGTCCGGCGCCCAGCCGCCAATCTTGCAAGCGATTGGCCCAGAACTGAGGGCCGATCCAAACCCGCTCCCCATCGCCGGCCCACTCGCCCGAAAATTCGTCCGCCGCCGCGGGCGCTGTCGTGGATGCCAGATTCGCGGCGCCGACAGCTCCGGCGACCGATTTCAGGAATGTGCGTCGTGTGGGTTGCATTCTGGGCCGATTCCCCCTGCTTCGTCGCGATGGCATAGGACTGTCTATCATTCTCTGGGAGGCATTGGGTTGCAAGACTCGACGATAAACTTCATTCGTTACGGTTTTTCCTGGAAAGGCCCCTGCCTACCCTGCCTCCGAAACTCCGACACACCGACCTTGGAGAAACGACGATCGAACGGTATGATAAATTGTCATACCAAGAGGGAGTTTCCCGATAATGGCGAGCAGCAAGGTCGCAATCAGTATCGACTCGTCACTCCTCAGTCGTCTCGACGAGTTGATCGCTCGGCGCGTCTTCCCTAACCGCAGCAAGGCGATTCAAGCGGCAGTCGAAGAAAAGCTCCAGCGACTCAATCGCACCCAACTCGCGATCGAGTGTGCAAAGTTGGACCCGGCGGAAGAAAAGCGCTTGGCGGAATTAGGGTTGGAAGCGGAGCTTGAGCGGTGGCCCGCGTACTGAGAGGCGAGATTTGGTGGGCCGATCTGGACCCCGTTCGCGGACGAGAACAAGCGGGCCTTCGTCCCGTTCTTGTGCTCAGTCACGATGTCTTTAACCGGCGGTCCGACACGGTGATCGCGGTTGCCATCACAAGCCAATCGCCTGCGGCAGGCTTCCCTTTGACGCTCGAACTGACGCAGTCGGGGCTCCCCAAGCGGTCGTGGGTAAAAATCAGCCAGATTCGTACCTTATCGGTCGAGAGACTCCGTGGCAAAGCCGGCTCCGTTTCGCCGGAAGAGCTTGCCAGGATCATCGATGGCCTGAACCAGATCATCGATGTCTAGGCCGCGATCAGTCGCGTCGTCCGACCATCGGCGAAGGGCTGTGGTGTCACGGCAACACAATCACTTGCAGGTCGCCGGTGACGTCGGCGTCCAGCCCCAGCCGGCAATGCGAAAGTCCGGGATGCTGGAGCAGCCAGCGGGCCAAAGGCGTAACCACATGCCGCTCCAAAATCCGTTGCAACGGACGGACGCCGTAACGCGGGTCGTAGCCCGGCGCGGCAAGATGTTCGATCAGCCGCTCGCTGGGCGCAAGTTCAATCGCGGCTTTGGCCAACCCTTCACGCCGGGCAATCTCGTTCAGTTCCTTGCGCGTGATCGCCGTCACCTGCTCGCGCGTGAGAGGTTCGAACCGGACCACGGCGTCAATGCGATTGTAAAACTCCGGCCGAAAGAACGACGTCACCGCACCCTCCACGCCTGTGAGGCCGGAGAACAACAGCACGCCCAGCGGCCGGTGCGGATCGTTCAGTCCGGCCTTGAAGGCCACGACCAATTGGGCCGCTGCCCGGCAAGCTGCGTCCTGGCCCACGATCTCGCGCCGAAAACCGGCCAGTACCTCATCGAAGGCCAGTGGCAGATCGTCGCGCAGCAGCGATTCGGGCAAGCCGGTGCGGCGGACGAAGGCGGCAATCGCGTCCGCGGCGCTCGCTTCCTGGCGATGCTCTCGCTTGGTGCGGTCGAGCAAGTCGTCAAAGAAGCGGACGGTCTGTCCGGGAAAGGTCTCGTAGGGCGCGAACCGCCGGAAAAGATCGTAGACCACGGCCGCAGCGCCGTCGGCCACCGTCACGCCCGACTGCTGCCGACGGGCGACGGCCTGCCGGTCGAGCACGGCCAGCGCGCGGGACAGGATCGCCGACGTGCCACCTAGAAACGCCCCGAATTGACAAAGCTCGCAATGGGACATATCATTGGCTCGTGGAATTCGACAGTCGAACGTAGCGGTCAATTCGTGCCGTTCAATCTTCCTTTACCCGCCGTTTTCCGCAAGGCCCGATGGAAGGTCAAAATCCGTGAGAAGGAGAGCCGCGAGCCGCCCCACGTGACCGTCTTGCATGATACCCAGGCTTGGCGACTTGACTTGCGGACCGGCCAATTCATGGATCGGTTACCTGATCCCACGGAAGTTCCTCAGGAACTCGTTGACCACATCAAGCAGCCGGCGAACTGGCAACTGCTTTGCGAGCAATGGGACCGCAAGTATCCATCGAATCCGGTCGGCGAGAATTCGCCGGAAAAGGAGTAACAGAATGGTCAAATCTGAGGGGGCACACACTGTCGGCGCCACGTTTTTGCTCGACAAAGCCCGACGCCGCTCGAAAGAGTTCGCCACACTCCGCCCCACGGTGATTTCATCCAAAGCAGGACTGCGTAATTCGCTGGCACATGCAACAAAAGATTCACTTTGGATCAGCTATGAACACGACTTGACGGCGGCCTTGCTGCAAAATGTGCAGTGGCCGGCGCGCAGCCTTGGCGCGGCCCTGCTCAACCACGCCGTCAGCCCCGCGACACTGCCGGCTCTGGCCAATTGCTTTAAGCGGCTGGCTTACGGCGCGGACGGCACGTTCTTGCCTCCCGACGAGCTTGCGGCGGCGTTGCAAGCGGAGAATTCTCCCGATCTCTTCCTTGGAGGCACTGTCGACATGACGAGCCAAACTCTCACCCTCTGGCGTGGAAACCTGGAGCCGTTGACGGTGCCCTGCGCGGCGTTTGAAATATCGGGAGACGGAATCGAGCCGGATTTCGACCGTTTTTCCGTTGTGGACTGCGGACAAACCGTTCGGCTCGGCGACTACGAGGCGGCGACCGAGGCGATCTTGTATGAATACGATTCCGAATATCGCCGACGGCTTTCGAAGCGGCGATGGGAAACAGAGCGATCCTTCGGTGCGTCGCTGCGCCGGCTAAGAAAACAGCGAGGTCTGCGG is from Pirellulales bacterium and encodes:
- a CDS encoding type II toxin-antitoxin system PemK/MazF family toxin gives rise to the protein MARVLRGEIWWADLDPVRGREQAGLRPVLVLSHDVFNRRSDTVIAVAITSQSPAAGFPLTLELTQSGLPKRSWVKISQIRTLSVERLRGKAGSVSPEELARIIDGLNQIIDV
- a CDS encoding type II toxin-antitoxin system HicB family antitoxin; translation: MVLKVVFKVSDEGGFTAFVPAPPGCISAGDTLEETRKNVREAIELYLEPGDEPLPEGGFVEGIAV
- a CDS encoding helix-turn-helix transcriptional regulator — protein: MTCGPANSWIGYLIPRKFLRNSLTTSSSRRTGNCFASNGTASIHRIRSARIRRKRSNRMVKSEGAHTVGATFLLDKARRRSKEFATLRPTVISSKAGLRNSLAHATKDSLWISYEHDLTAALLQNVQWPARSLGAALLNHAVSPATLPALANCFKRLAYGADGTFLPPDELAAALQAENSPDLFLGGTVDMTSQTLTLWRGNLEPLTVPCAAFEISGDGIEPDFDRFSVVDCGQTVRLGDYEAATEAILYEYDSEYRRRLSKRRWETERSFGASLRRLRKQRGLRREDFAPNVAAKTIARIEQGKVRRVQTKTVQAIAARLRVEPDEIGTY
- the cas6 gene encoding type I-MYXAN CRISPR-associated protein Cas6/Cmx6; protein product: MIDLSFILTGTCDIPADHGYHLYAAVSRLLSSMHEPNGIGVHPIRGRLIGDRRMQICDFSRLTIRVAPERIADLLPLAGKQLNIGRQPVRVGVPQVYALSAATALRSRLVTIKVSGDRAAPHPPDETEFLAAARRQLDALNVSPEAQLTVGKRRTLRVKDKEVVGYEVLASELTAHESISLQESGLGGRRHMGCGIFVRFNPRAQEANDG
- a CDS encoding ribbon-helix-helix domain-containing protein; this translates as MASSKVAISIDSSLLSRLDELIARRVFPNRSKAIQAAVEEKLQRLNRTQLAIECAKLDPAEEKRLAELGLEAELERWPAY
- a CDS encoding alkaline phosphatase D family protein, translating into MQPTRRTFLKSVAGAVGAANLASTTAPAAADEFSGEWAGDGERVWIGPQFWANRLQDWRLGAGRLECVRGDAGSPMRTLHLLTRRLGPTPDEFEMTAHAGAICDGPPAHDAAVGFLVGAGGDTMDYRAAALIHHNPGPGGGWFAGIDGAGRAFIRSFEKPVEAANEAGTQHDLPNEIVIRLAGRRHEGQYRLALTISDADGRTVAETSLEVPPDRLTGNVALVAHPGSGKPATRWWFRDWRLAGAKVEAHDDRACGPILSTQYTVHRGVLKLTAQLMPIGQSDPQTVELQFQQDENWRTAATADVTVPGYTATFRLTDWDAGRDVPYRTVYRLRDATGERAWHWPGTIRRDPADKETLVLATLSCVQQVDGRVDAGKQYGWSKTVWFPHADMLPNVARHDPDLLFFAGDQIYEGNPTRVVRQPAEESLLDYLYKWYLWCWTYRDLTRDRPTITIPDDHDVYQGNVWGAWGKPAREGDPGGLLGGYGMPPEWLNAMQRTQTSHLPDPYDSTPVEQGIGVYYTSLVWGGIGFAILEDRKFKSPPSVIKAKMTPDSHITEKGYDTRQADLPGATLLGDRQLAFLRAFAEDWVGQEMKAALSQTIFCNLQISSRGETAGQLDKDLDSNGWPQTGRRKALEELRRAFMLHIAGDQHLASVVRQGVDEFDDAVWSLCAPAVANLYERFWNPDCPPSNADADLPAYMGRYEDGFHNKITVHAVANPVPNPQPGQFPDPVALYRKASGYAIVRFNKPARTATLEVWPRYVDPTDPSTGGQYAGWPIIVKQTDNYARRPAAFLPTLDVKGVSQPVVIVRDASGELVYALRTAGSEFRPGVFALGEYQVSIGEPGTKRWKTLALATLDDDQPKRLMVDLTAGS
- a CDS encoding metalloregulator ArsR/SmtB family transcription factor, giving the protein MDDQLESDRCARVLRAMADRERLKIVQCLRDGPKNVSDIAETLGAEVVNVSHHLGVLRQAGVVLDRRQGRFIVYQLHPDVFHPARKPGQPEHLDFGCCRLEIP
- a CDS encoding TA system VapC family ribonuclease toxin → MFLPDVNLWLALTFDSHVHHPDAKNWFDGLSDDICVFCRMTQQGFLRLSTNPRAFGQHALTLRQAWHEYDAFQSDPRVSYADEPANLETHWRNWTRQQSFSPHVWNDAYLAAFALSASLQMVTFDQAFAQYHGVKCVFLP
- a CDS encoding carbon storage regulator, with the translated sequence MLVLSRRENQRIRLGESIVVTVVRLSGDKVRLGIEAPADVVVLREELEPFSPPGSVEGPEACGRGAR